One window of Desulfarculus baarsii DSM 2075 genomic DNA carries:
- a CDS encoding response regulator — translation MRVLLIDDEKELVVTLSERLELRGIESDWATSGEDGLALVRQNKYDWVVVDLKMPGLGGLDAIKAIKAVQPAANVILLTGHSAAEDLRCALDMGACQYLVKPVDIDVLLSLMQKGVGRE, via the coding sequence ATGAGGGTTCTGCTGATCGACGACGAAAAGGAACTGGTTGTCACCCTTTCGGAACGGCTGGAGCTGCGGGGCATCGAAAGCGATTGGGCCACCAGCGGCGAGGACGGCCTGGCTTTGGTGCGGCAAAACAAATACGATTGGGTGGTGGTCGACCTGAAAATGCCCGGCCTGGGCGGCCTGGACGCCATCAAGGCCATCAAGGCCGTGCAGCCGGCGGCCAACGTCATCCTGCTGACCGGCCACAGCGCCGCCGAGGATTTGCGTTGCGCCCTGGATATGGGCGCGTGTCAATACTTGGTCAAGCCGGTTGATATTGACGTTTTGCTTTCTCTGATGCAAAAAGGTGTTGGACGGGAGTGA
- a CDS encoding sensor histidine kinase yields MAAEIKWQELMGGVLAFVGAVTASATHEIKNELAVINEQGSLVQELLQMAARGREVDPARLEELIGRVLIRVARADGVVKRLNAFAHSADLERQETDPAQSLELIGKLFGRLAGLRGLTLELAPTPAGLVLPALPVLFEQVVWACLRGAADVAAKGSTLRLGLTIEGDAARLLVEGELAQPPALPSAPLLTALRAEARVVEGRALSLRLPLAGAEG; encoded by the coding sequence GTGGCGGCCGAAATAAAATGGCAAGAACTGATGGGCGGCGTGCTGGCCTTTGTCGGCGCGGTGACGGCCAGCGCCACCCACGAGATAAAAAACGAACTGGCCGTGATCAACGAGCAGGGCAGCCTGGTCCAGGAGCTTTTGCAGATGGCCGCCCGGGGCCGCGAGGTGGACCCGGCCCGGCTGGAAGAGTTGATCGGCCGGGTGCTGATCCGCGTGGCGCGGGCCGACGGCGTGGTCAAGCGCTTGAACGCCTTCGCCCACAGCGCCGACCTGGAGCGCCAGGAAACCGACCCGGCCCAGAGCCTGGAGCTGATCGGCAAGCTTTTCGGCCGGCTGGCCGGCCTGCGCGGCCTGACCCTGGAGCTGGCCCCGACGCCGGCGGGACTGGTGCTGCCGGCGTTGCCGGTGCTTTTCGAGCAGGTGGTCTGGGCCTGCCTGCGCGGCGCGGCCGACGTGGCGGCCAAGGGCTCGACGCTACGCCTGGGGCTGACGATCGAGGGCGACGCGGCGCGGCTTTTGGTGGAGGGCGAACTGGCCCAGCCGCCGGCGTTGCCGTCGGCCCCGTTGCTGACGGCGCTGCGGGCCGAGGCCCGGGTCGTCGAGGGCCGGGCGCTGAGCCTGCGCCTGCCCTTGGCCGGCGCGGAGGGCTGA
- a CDS encoding response regulator, with the protein MSEARILIVDDEKEFLDTVSERLSNRGFSVDAAQNGVEALGKIDEVAYDAIVLDLMMPELDGLETLKRALQKKPDLQVILLSGQASLEKGVEAMKLGAMDFLEKPANLDVLAAKIKEGKSRRMVLVEKSREDAVSEILKRYSW; encoded by the coding sequence ATGTCCGAGGCGCGGATTTTGATCGTCGACGACGAAAAGGAATTTCTGGACACGGTGAGCGAACGCCTGAGCAACCGCGGCTTCAGCGTGGACGCGGCGCAAAACGGCGTGGAGGCCCTGGGCAAGATCGACGAGGTCGCCTACGACGCCATCGTTCTCGACCTGATGATGCCCGAACTCGACGGCCTGGAGACCCTCAAGCGGGCCCTGCAAAAAAAGCCCGACCTACAGGTGATCCTGCTCTCGGGCCAGGCCAGCCTGGAAAAGGGCGTCGAGGCCATGAAGCTGGGGGCCATGGACTTTCTGGAAAAGCCGGCCAACCTGGACGTGCTGGCGGCCAAGATCAAAGAGGGCAAGAGCCGGCGCATGGTCTTGGTCGAAAAAAGCCGCGAGGACGCGGTCAGCGAGATCCTCAAGCGCTATAGCTGGTAG
- a CDS encoding HD domain-containing phosphohydrolase: MSPNKPPEKILFVDDEAAVLDSFKRQLRGKFDIDTALGPAAAQQAIQNDGPYAVIVSDMKMPGMNGAQLLAWARGASPESVRMILTGFADMDSAVKAVNEGNVYRFLTKPCDAQTLIRALIDAIRQYRLEIAERQILEQTLQGAIKVLTDMLALVKPEAFGRASRISRHVRDIAAEMALEQPWQYETAAMLSQIGCLALPDDLLHKVYKGKPLSRMESEEFRGHPAMAVELLDNIPRLEPVSQAILYQEKQFDGYGPPEGGLAGHAIPLGGRILKVVLDFDSLSAGGLNKASGLAELKKRHGWYDPDMILALEVTLGMEANYNLRRVGVADLEENMILAQDVCAGSRVLLAQGQQLSRTLIVSLRNYHRAQRLAEPVEVLVPIR; encoded by the coding sequence TTGAGCCCGAATAAACCGCCGGAGAAAATCCTTTTCGTCGACGACGAGGCCGCCGTGCTGGATTCGTTCAAACGGCAGTTGCGCGGCAAGTTCGACATCGACACCGCCCTGGGCCCAGCGGCGGCCCAGCAGGCCATCCAGAACGATGGGCCCTACGCCGTCATCGTCTCGGACATGAAAATGCCCGGCATGAACGGGGCCCAGCTCCTGGCCTGGGCGCGGGGCGCCTCGCCCGAGTCGGTGCGCATGATCCTGACCGGTTTCGCCGACATGGACAGCGCCGTCAAGGCCGTCAACGAGGGCAACGTCTATCGCTTCCTGACCAAGCCCTGCGACGCCCAGACGCTGATCCGCGCGCTCATCGACGCCATCCGGCAATACCGCCTGGAGATCGCCGAGCGCCAGATCCTGGAGCAAACCTTGCAGGGGGCCATCAAGGTGCTCACCGACATGCTGGCCCTGGTCAAGCCCGAGGCCTTTGGCCGGGCCTCGCGCATCTCCCGCCACGTGCGTGACATCGCCGCCGAGATGGCCCTGGAGCAGCCCTGGCAATACGAGACCGCGGCCATGCTCAGCCAGATCGGCTGCCTGGCCCTGCCCGACGACTTGTTGCACAAGGTCTACAAAGGCAAGCCGCTCAGCCGCATGGAAAGCGAGGAATTCCGGGGGCATCCGGCCATGGCCGTCGAGCTTTTGGACAACATCCCCCGCCTGGAGCCGGTCAGCCAGGCCATTTTGTACCAGGAAAAACAGTTCGACGGCTATGGCCCGCCCGAGGGCGGACTGGCGGGCCACGCCATCCCCCTGGGCGGACGCATCCTCAAGGTCGTGCTGGATTTCGATTCGCTCTCGGCCGGCGGTCTGAACAAGGCCAGCGGCCTGGCCGAGCTGAAAAAACGCCACGGCTGGTATGATCCCGACATGATCCTGGCCCTGGAAGTGACCCTGGGCATGGAGGCCAACTACAACCTGCGGCGCGTTGGCGTCGCCGACCTGGAAGAAAACATGATCCTGGCCCAGGACGTCTGCGCGGGTTCGCGGGTCTTGCTGGCCCAGGGCCAACAACTCAGCCGCACGCTAATCGTCAGCCTGCGCAACTATCACCGGGCCCAGCGCCTGGCCGAGCCGGTGGAGGTGCTCGTGCCGATCAGGTGA
- a CDS encoding response regulator: MKRILFVDDEPQILDGLRRMLRGKRREWEMVFVGGGAEALAEIKKRPFDLVVTDMRMPVMDGAELLERVREMCPQTVRIVLSGHSEREKIMRSVRPAHQYLAKPIEQQELMAVLQKAIDLQQVLGNQALWAILGQAENLPAMPAIYSRLVEAIESEDSSMEAIGRIIEQDLGMTATVLKVVNSAFFGLPRTISSACQAVGLLGLDLIRSLVLSYQLFSTFEGRGPAKFSLPGLWRHSSVTAVLAKKIAQMEGGDRTMVDEAFMAGVLHDVGKLPLYYYAKETYAKVLEDVRAGEGLLFEVEGRVMGATHAEAGAFLMGLWGMSERVVRAIAFHHRPGDWPHGDFGPLTAVHAANVLEHELYVIHKHYRVPALDVAHLETVGKAGRVDAWRKECKNLLGDGANFEPE; this comes from the coding sequence ATGAAACGTATTTTGTTCGTTGACGACGAACCCCAGATCCTGGACGGCTTGCGGCGGATGCTGCGCGGCAAGCGCCGCGAGTGGGAGATGGTTTTCGTGGGCGGCGGCGCCGAGGCCCTGGCGGAAATCAAAAAGCGCCCCTTCGACCTGGTGGTCACCGACATGCGCATGCCGGTGATGGACGGGGCCGAGCTGCTGGAGCGGGTGCGCGAGATGTGCCCGCAGACGGTGCGCATCGTGCTCTCGGGCCATTCGGAGCGCGAAAAGATCATGCGTTCGGTGCGGCCGGCCCACCAATACCTGGCCAAGCCCATCGAGCAGCAGGAACTGATGGCGGTGCTGCAAAAGGCCATCGACCTGCAACAGGTGCTGGGCAACCAGGCCCTGTGGGCCATCCTGGGCCAGGCCGAAAACCTGCCGGCGATGCCGGCGATCTACAGCCGGCTGGTGGAGGCCATCGAGTCGGAGGACTCGTCGATGGAGGCTATCGGTCGCATCATCGAGCAAGACCTGGGCATGACCGCCACGGTGCTCAAGGTGGTCAACTCGGCCTTTTTCGGCCTGCCGCGCACGATCTCCTCGGCCTGCCAGGCCGTGGGCCTGCTGGGCCTGGACCTGATCCGTTCGCTGGTGCTCTCCTACCAGCTTTTTTCGACCTTCGAGGGCCGGGGCCCGGCCAAATTTTCCTTGCCGGGTCTATGGCGGCACAGCTCGGTCACGGCGGTTTTGGCCAAAAAGATCGCCCAGATGGAAGGCGGCGACCGGACGATGGTCGATGAAGCGTTCATGGCCGGCGTCTTGCACGACGTGGGCAAGTTGCCGTTATACTATTACGCCAAGGAGACATACGCCAAAGTGCTGGAAGACGTGCGGGCCGGCGAGGGCCTGCTGTTCGAGGTCGAGGGTCGGGTGATGGGGGCCACCCACGCCGAGGCCGGGGCCTTTCTGATGGGCCTGTGGGGCATGTCCGAGCGGGTGGTGCGGGCCATCGCCTTCCATCACCGGCCCGGCGATTGGCCCCACGGCGACTTCGGGCCGTTGACGGCCGTGCACGCGGCCAACGTCCTGGAGCACGAACTTTACGTCATCCACAAGCACTACCGCGTGCCGGCCCTGGACGTGGCCCACCTGGAAACCGTGGGCAAGGCCGGCCGCGTGGATGCCTGGCGCAAGGAATGCAAAAATCTACTGGGCGATGGAGCGAACTTTGAGCCCGAATAA
- a CDS encoding PAS domain-containing sensor histidine kinase, protein MLHGCDKSFETCPHTRLIKDGQQHSQEFFDPVLGVDMLVTTSPLWRPDGKLMGSVHVARDISQLKNAEKAVQEQLRFLQMLVDTIPHPIFFKDKDGLFTGCNRAFELLMGLSRQDVLGRTARQALPEGVLDLGESNERQAMAKGSTISYETRLANAAGEKRDVIFNVVAYKDAEGQPAGLVGSILDITEQRAAARELRQSEERYRTLIETLSEGLVVVDENLNIKLFNPRFIELVGYPADVVKKANFTDFLDDENKAVVGAQYEKRKKGGRDSYELAFTRQDGGKVYTLISPKPIFDASGVFKGSYALVTDLTERKILESQLMQAQKLEAIGQLAAGIAHEINTPAQFVSSNTRFLEESFADLTRLCQAYSALGQAALAADGELAALARAAQELAQEIDHDYLIEEIPKAIGSSLEGLGRVAKIVQSMKEFAHPGRDDFSPVDINKAIENTVTVARNEWKYVSDLETDLDPDLPHVPGLVAELNQVFLNIIVNAAQALAGVIREGVDEKGLIRISTRATATGVEVRICDSGPGIPEHVGRKIFDPFFTTKEPGKGTGQGLSIAYRVVAERHKGALNYENRPEGGACFVINLPLVREED, encoded by the coding sequence GTGCTGCACGGCTGCGACAAAAGCTTCGAGACCTGCCCGCACACCCGCCTGATCAAGGACGGCCAGCAGCACAGCCAGGAGTTTTTCGACCCCGTGCTGGGCGTGGACATGCTGGTGACCACCTCGCCGCTGTGGCGGCCCGACGGCAAGCTCATGGGCAGCGTCCACGTGGCCCGCGACATCAGCCAGCTCAAAAACGCCGAAAAGGCCGTGCAGGAGCAACTGCGCTTTCTGCAGATGCTGGTCGACACCATCCCCCACCCCATCTTTTTCAAGGACAAAGACGGCCTCTTCACCGGCTGCAACCGCGCCTTCGAGTTGCTGATGGGCCTGAGCCGGCAAGACGTGCTGGGCCGCACGGCCCGCCAGGCCCTGCCCGAAGGCGTGCTCGACCTGGGCGAGAGCAACGAACGCCAGGCCATGGCCAAGGGCTCGACCATCAGCTACGAGACGCGGCTGGCCAACGCGGCCGGCGAAAAACGTGACGTCATCTTCAACGTCGTGGCCTACAAGGACGCCGAGGGCCAGCCGGCCGGTTTGGTCGGCTCGATCCTCGACATCACCGAACAGCGCGCCGCCGCCCGCGAACTGCGCCAGAGCGAGGAGCGCTACCGCACCCTCATCGAGACGCTTTCCGAGGGCTTGGTGGTCGTCGATGAAAATCTCAACATCAAGCTGTTCAACCCCCGCTTCATCGAACTGGTCGGCTACCCGGCCGATGTGGTCAAAAAGGCCAACTTCACCGATTTCCTCGACGACGAAAACAAGGCCGTAGTGGGCGCCCAATACGAAAAGCGCAAAAAGGGCGGCAGGGACTCCTATGAGCTGGCCTTCACCCGCCAGGACGGCGGCAAGGTCTACACCCTCATCTCGCCCAAGCCTATTTTCGACGCCAGCGGCGTGTTTAAGGGCTCCTACGCCCTGGTCACCGACCTGACCGAGCGCAAAATCCTGGAGAGCCAGCTCATGCAGGCCCAGAAGCTCGAGGCCATCGGCCAACTGGCCGCCGGCATCGCCCACGAGATCAACACCCCGGCCCAGTTCGTCAGCAGCAACACGCGTTTTCTGGAGGAGTCCTTCGCCGATCTGACCCGGCTCTGCCAGGCCTATTCCGCCCTGGGCCAGGCCGCCCTGGCGGCCGACGGCGAACTGGCCGCCTTGGCCCGCGCCGCCCAGGAACTGGCCCAGGAGATCGACCACGATTATCTGATCGAGGAAATACCCAAGGCCATCGGATCCAGCCTGGAGGGCCTGGGCCGCGTGGCCAAGATCGTCCAGTCCATGAAGGAGTTCGCCCACCCCGGCCGCGACGATTTTTCGCCGGTGGATATCAACAAGGCCATCGAAAACACCGTCACCGTGGCCCGCAACGAGTGGAAATACGTCTCCGACCTGGAGACCGACCTGGACCCCGACCTGCCCCACGTGCCCGGCCTGGTGGCCGAACTCAACCAGGTTTTCTTGAACATCATCGTCAACGCCGCCCAGGCCCTGGCCGGGGTCATCCGCGAGGGCGTCGACGAAAAGGGCCTGATCCGCATCAGCACTCGCGCCACCGCAACGGGCGTGGAGGTGCGCATCTGCGACAGCGGCCCAGGCATCCCCGAGCACGTCGGCCGCAAGATCTTCGACCCGTTTTTCACCACCAAGGAGCCGGGCAAGGGCACCGGTCAAGGCTTGTCCATCGCCTATCGGGTGGTGGCCGAGCGCCACAAGGGCGCGCTGAACTACGAAAATCGCCCGGAAGGAGGCGCCTGTTTCGTCATCAACCTGCCCCTGGTCCGAGAGGAAGACTGA
- a CDS encoding PAS domain-containing response regulator, with protein sequence MQESLKVLLIEDEADFAGVVRKLLENNRHFAFKVDWAQSLAHGLTMMDGGRYQVVLLDLNLPDSRGLETLRILLRAAPEMPVVVLTGIDDADVAMRSLELGAQDFLDKGEISGKLLPRSLRFAVAHKNSWLLAQSAKQEKETILDSLVEHVVFTDNQSRVLWANRAACEAVGKTREEVEGRLCYEIWADRGDVCPDCPLGLAMATGQPQAIERTSRSGKFWQIKGAPVRDPGGAIVGGVEMALDVTARKKAEEALAASEKRYRHLVENAADIIYRTDIDNIVTFVNKAAEDITGYGADELVGMKTDDLVAPEHRKQVYEHYRRQFELGQYKVYLEFPIVAKDGRTVWLGQNLWSVEENGKLAGFEAIARDITELRDAREALQAAYEGMEDRIAERTAQLEMAKRQWEDTFNAVPDAIAIIDRGHKVLRANKAMARLAGLQPHDIVGKESAWRCCTAATKASRPARTPA encoded by the coding sequence ATGCAAGAGAGCCTGAAGGTGTTGCTGATCGAGGACGAGGCCGATTTCGCCGGCGTGGTGCGCAAGCTGTTGGAAAACAACCGGCACTTCGCGTTCAAGGTGGATTGGGCCCAGTCGCTGGCCCACGGCCTGACGATGATGGACGGCGGCCGCTATCAGGTGGTGCTGTTGGACCTGAACTTGCCCGACAGCCGGGGGCTGGAGACGCTGCGCATTTTGCTGCGGGCCGCGCCGGAGATGCCGGTGGTGGTGCTGACGGGCATCGACGACGCCGATGTCGCCATGCGCAGCCTGGAGCTGGGGGCCCAGGATTTTCTGGATAAGGGCGAGATCTCGGGCAAGCTCCTGCCGCGTTCGCTACGCTTTGCCGTGGCCCACAAGAATTCCTGGCTGCTGGCCCAGAGCGCCAAGCAGGAGAAGGAAACCATCCTCGACAGCCTGGTGGAGCACGTGGTTTTCACCGACAACCAGTCGCGGGTGTTGTGGGCCAATCGCGCCGCCTGCGAGGCCGTGGGCAAGACCCGCGAGGAGGTGGAGGGCCGACTCTGCTACGAGATCTGGGCCGACCGCGGCGACGTCTGCCCGGACTGCCCCCTGGGCCTGGCCATGGCCACGGGCCAACCCCAGGCCATCGAGCGCACCAGCCGTTCGGGCAAGTTCTGGCAGATCAAGGGCGCGCCGGTGCGCGACCCCGGCGGGGCCATCGTCGGCGGGGTGGAGATGGCCCTGGACGTGACGGCCCGCAAAAAGGCCGAGGAGGCCCTGGCCGCCAGCGAAAAGCGCTATCGGCACCTGGTCGAAAACGCCGCCGACATCATCTACCGCACCGATATCGACAACATCGTCACCTTCGTCAACAAGGCCGCCGAGGACATCACCGGCTACGGCGCCGACGAACTGGTGGGCATGAAGACCGACGACCTGGTGGCGCCGGAACATCGCAAACAGGTCTACGAGCACTATCGCCGCCAGTTCGAACTGGGCCAATACAAGGTCTACCTGGAGTTCCCCATCGTGGCCAAGGACGGCCGCACCGTGTGGCTGGGCCAGAACCTCTGGTCGGTGGAGGAAAACGGCAAGCTGGCCGGCTTCGAGGCCATCGCCCGCGACATCACCGAGTTGCGTGACGCCCGCGAGGCCCTCCAGGCCGCCTACGAGGGCATGGAAGACCGCATCGCCGAGCGCACGGCCCAGTTGGAAATGGCCAAGCGCCAGTGGGAAGACACTTTCAACGCCGTGCCCGACGCCATCGCCATCATCGATCGCGGCCACAAGGTGCTGCGGGCCAACAAGGCCATGGCCCGCCTGGCCGGTCTGCAACCCCACGACATCGTCGGCAAGGAGAGTGCCTGGCGGTGCTGCACGGCTGCGACAAAAGCTTCGAGACCTGCCCGCACACCCGCCTGA
- a CDS encoding ribonuclease H-like domain-containing protein: MLKRTFLHISGVGPKRERAIWRAGVESWEDFLDRGQRLLPAGLHNLGRPVVERSLEALQRPDAAKTLAAMLPPAEHWRLWPHFDRVVYLDIETGGDPDQWGGVTVVGLYDGQTVRQFVAGQNIHQLDHAMHGADIVVTFAGASFDIPVLRAVFHNLWLPPAHIDLRWTLKRVGLTGGLKRIEKQLGLTRPPGVDGLGGLDAVHLWARHQAGDPSALPTLLAYNACDIVNLQPLLALAHDRLRQTLLAQAG, from the coding sequence ATGCTCAAGCGCACGTTTTTGCATATCTCGGGCGTGGGGCCCAAACGCGAGCGGGCCATCTGGCGCGCCGGCGTCGAATCGTGGGAGGACTTCCTCGACCGCGGCCAGCGCCTTTTGCCGGCCGGTCTGCACAACCTGGGCCGGCCGGTCGTCGAACGCTCCCTGGAGGCCCTGCAACGGCCGGACGCCGCCAAAACCCTGGCCGCCATGCTACCCCCGGCCGAGCACTGGCGGCTGTGGCCCCACTTCGACCGCGTGGTCTACCTCGACATCGAAACCGGCGGCGACCCCGACCAGTGGGGCGGCGTGACCGTCGTCGGCCTCTACGACGGCCAGACCGTGCGCCAGTTCGTCGCCGGCCAAAACATCCACCAGCTCGATCACGCCATGCACGGGGCCGACATCGTCGTCACCTTCGCCGGCGCCAGCTTCGACATCCCCGTGCTGCGCGCCGTTTTCCACAACCTCTGGCTGCCGCCGGCCCATATCGATCTGCGCTGGACGCTCAAACGCGTCGGCCTGACCGGCGGCCTGAAACGCATCGAAAAACAACTGGGCCTGACCAGGCCACCGGGCGTCGACGGCCTGGGCGGCCTGGACGCCGTCCACCTCTGGGCCCGCCACCAGGCCGGCGACCCCTCGGCCCTGCCGACGCTGCTGGCCTACAACGCCTGCGATATCGTAAACCTCCAACCGCTGCTGGCCCTGGCCCACGATCGCCTGCGCCAAACCCTACTGGCCCAAGCGGGCTAG
- a CDS encoding protein-L-isoaspartate(D-aspartate) O-methyltransferase encodes MVEEQIARRGVGDPKLLAAMGEIPRHLFVPEALWGQAYADHPVAIGEGQTISQPFIVAIMTDALGLTGREKVLEIGTGSGYQTAILARLADWVYSVERILALSRRAQATLEKIKAFNVNLVVGDGTLGLPAHAPYDAILVTAGGPKLPQTLIDQLADGGRLVMPVGDRLHQTLTRLTKRGPRLVTEDLGGCRFVDLVGKHGWITHGRD; translated from the coding sequence ATGGTCGAGGAACAGATCGCCCGGCGAGGCGTCGGCGACCCAAAGCTGCTGGCGGCCATGGGCGAAATCCCTCGGCACCTCTTCGTGCCCGAGGCCCTCTGGGGCCAGGCCTACGCCGATCACCCCGTGGCCATCGGCGAGGGCCAGACCATCAGCCAGCCCTTCATCGTCGCCATCATGACCGACGCCCTGGGCCTGACCGGCCGCGAAAAAGTCTTGGAAATCGGCACCGGCAGCGGCTACCAAACAGCCATCCTGGCCCGCCTGGCCGATTGGGTCTACAGCGTCGAACGCATCCTGGCCCTCTCCCGCCGCGCCCAGGCCACGCTCGAAAAAATCAAGGCCTTCAACGTCAACCTCGTCGTCGGCGACGGCACTCTGGGCCTGCCCGCGCATGCGCCCTACGACGCCATCCTCGTCACCGCCGGCGGGCCAAAGCTGCCCCAAACCCTCATCGATCAACTGGCCGATGGCGGACGCCTGGTCATGCCCGTGGGCGACCGTCTGCACCAAACCCTCACCCGCCTCACCAAACGTGGGCCACGCCTGGTCACCGAAGACCTGGGCGGTTGTCGCTTCGTCGATTTGGTGGGCAAACATGGCTGGATAACCCATGGCCGCGATTAG
- a CDS encoding TIGR00725 family protein, protein MAAIRLVSVVGAGAASPRQYEQARQVGQLLAKHGLGVVCGGLGGVMEAACRGASEAGGLAVAILPGTDRHTANRYATVVIPSGLGQARNALVVSAGEGVIAIAGGPGTLSEIGFALKAGKPIVALDSWDIPGLAEAESPQEAVDCLIDRLGPA, encoded by the coding sequence ATGGCCGCGATTAGACTCGTCAGCGTGGTCGGGGCCGGCGCGGCCAGCCCCCGGCAATACGAACAAGCCCGCCAAGTGGGCCAGCTCCTGGCCAAACACGGCCTGGGCGTGGTCTGTGGCGGCCTGGGCGGGGTCATGGAGGCAGCTTGCCGCGGCGCCTCCGAAGCCGGCGGCCTGGCCGTGGCCATCCTGCCCGGCACGGACCGCCACACCGCCAATCGCTACGCCACCGTGGTCATCCCCAGCGGATTGGGCCAGGCCCGCAACGCCCTGGTCGTCAGCGCCGGCGAAGGGGTCATCGCCATCGCCGGGGGGCCGGGCACCCTCAGCGAAATCGGCTTCGCCCTCAAAGCCGGCAAACCGATCGTCGCCCTCGATTCCTGGGACATCCCAGGCCTGGCCGAAGCCGAATCACCCCAAGAAGCCGTCGACTGCCTCATCGATCGCCTCGGGCCGGCATAA
- the speB gene encoding agmatinase, whose amino-acid sequence MSLDGPITSFSELPNPPEEAARAAIIPAPLEATVSYGHGTSLGPAAIIFASQQLELYDNVVDCQVMDLGVITRPAVNVSPPLETALTRIEAAVGRELDAGRLPVLLGGEHTVTVAALRALVKRRGADFTVLSLDAHLDLRDSYEGSPYSHACAMRRALDLGLEVRHFGARSCSLAEMELIRARGMEPLWAREVHNDPDWLQKAVAGLEGPVYLTLDVDGFDASVMPATGTPEPGGLSWPQVTAWLEAVCARCPVIGLDVVELAPLMGMTAWDFTAAKLVHRALGLALLGGPKPSHGSER is encoded by the coding sequence ATGTCGTTGGATGGACCGATCACCTCTTTTTCCGAACTGCCCAACCCGCCCGAGGAGGCCGCCCGGGCCGCGATCATCCCCGCGCCCTTGGAGGCCACGGTAAGCTACGGCCACGGCACGTCCCTGGGCCCGGCGGCGATCATCTTCGCCAGCCAGCAACTGGAGCTTTACGACAACGTGGTCGATTGCCAGGTCATGGATCTGGGCGTGATCACCCGGCCAGCGGTGAATGTTTCTCCGCCGCTGGAGACGGCCTTGACGCGCATCGAGGCGGCGGTGGGCCGAGAGCTGGACGCCGGCCGCCTGCCGGTGTTGTTGGGCGGCGAGCACACCGTGACCGTGGCCGCCTTGCGGGCCCTGGTCAAACGTCGTGGGGCCGATTTCACGGTATTGAGCCTGGACGCCCACCTGGATCTGCGCGACAGCTACGAGGGCAGCCCCTATTCCCACGCCTGCGCCATGCGCCGCGCGCTGGACCTGGGCCTGGAGGTGCGCCATTTTGGCGCGCGCAGTTGCTCGCTGGCCGAGATGGAGCTGATCCGGGCCAGGGGCATGGAGCCACTGTGGGCCCGTGAGGTGCACAACGACCCGGACTGGCTGCAAAAGGCCGTGGCCGGTCTGGAAGGCCCGGTTTATCTGACGCTGGACGTGGATGGCTTCGACGCCTCGGTGATGCCGGCCACTGGCACGCCCGAGCCCGGCGGCCTGAGTTGGCCCCAGGTCACCGCTTGGCTGGAGGCCGTCTGCGCCCGTTGCCCGGTGATCGGCCTGGACGTGGTGGAGCTGGCCCCGCTGATGGGCATGACCGCCTGGGACTTCACCGCGGCCAAGCTGGTCCATCGCGCCCTGGGCCTGGCCCTGCTGGGCGGGCCAAAGCCAAGTCACGGAAGCGAGAGATGA
- a CDS encoding PAS domain-containing protein has protein sequence MSAPLGPIDQTQNDARLRLLAETTGDALYQLRFSTMAYDYLSPGIESLTGYGAREIMAMSFASLVLEATHADGRPADLEMLRHKRLSGQVGPIELDYRVRCKDGREKWLSDHSFPYHDEDGRLIGSVGVLRDITRRKTAELAQRRLVEDLRQALDQVRTLSGLLPICAKCKKIRDDKGYWQQIEHYLASHSGASFSHGLCPDCVRELYPELKGENIK, from the coding sequence ATGAGCGCGCCGCTGGGCCCCATCGATCAAACCCAAAACGACGCCCGCCTGCGCTTGCTGGCCGAGACCACCGGCGATGCGCTCTACCAGCTTCGCTTCAGCACCATGGCCTACGACTACCTCAGCCCCGGCATAGAAAGCCTGACCGGCTACGGCGCGCGGGAGATCATGGCCATGTCCTTCGCCAGTCTGGTGCTGGAGGCCACCCACGCCGACGGCCGGCCGGCCGATCTGGAGATGTTGCGCCACAAGCGCTTGTCCGGCCAGGTCGGGCCCATCGAGTTGGACTACCGCGTGCGCTGCAAGGACGGCCGGGAAAAGTGGCTCAGCGACCATTCTTTTCCTTATCACGACGAAGACGGCCGGCTGATCGGCTCGGTGGGCGTTTTGCGCGACATCACCCGCCGCAAGACCGCCGAGTTGGCCCAGCGCCGGCTGGTCGAGGATCTGCGCCAAGCCCTGGACCAGGTGCGCACCCTCAGCGGGCTTTTGCCCATCTGCGCCAAATGCAAAAAAATCCGCGACGACAAGGGCTATTGGCAACAGATCGAACACTACCTGGCCAGCCACAGCGGGGCCAGCTTCAGCCACGGCCTCTGCCCCGACTGCGTGCGCGAGCTATACCCCGAGCTGAAGGGCGAAAACATCAAATAA